The DNA segment GTTTTGCTTTGACACTACTGAAAGTCTGAAACTGTATTCGCTCGTGTACGGTTTCACCTAATCACACACTAAAGAGAAACCCAACACGTTGTTGTTAAGTGTAAAGTGTCATTTACTAGTACGCGTCGCAAAATCAATAGAACCACCACATATGTCTTTGCTGATTAATATGTTCTGCAacgtattttattaattttcattaATGAAGTGGCAGCCATTTTGGTTTGGCGGTGCTGTTATATCTTACATCAAAACACcacaaaactattttttatttaattttctaaataaagAGAAGCCTCAAATTCGGTACAAGATATTATTATGTGAATGAAAAGTACAAAAAGGTGTGAAAAGTTTGTAGTTAAAGACTTAATAGATAAGAATATTGAAAATTCTAAATCAATTGTGTACATTCCATTCGTGGTCGTCTTGCATATAAACTATGATGTTCTTGACGTGTTGCTAATTATAATCTTATCCATACAAATTCTTAtaaagcttttcttttttttgttcttactatcaaaatttagaaaaagGATCACTTGGTCACCACTCACCAAGTCTTGGTGTCTTTGTTGATTGTACTTAACAAATAagaataactagattttgatccgcgcaggcgcgcgggtgtatattttgaaaaatatgttgatatttgtttttcatgtaattattaggatttggaaaaatgaatccgaggaacataaccgataccgatccaaagatatagtaccaaacccaaacataaattgattaaatattcgaattattcaaaattttgttatttagagaaccgaatctgatccgaaccgaagtatttgggtatccgaatttatctaaaaatagatttatatacttatatatattaattatttttagatttaacgtatataaaacatcaaaaatgatacttttaaattggtttaaatacttgaaaatatatatagatagtcaaaagtaaatatctgaaataattaaagtatactcaaatcaccaaaaatacttaaaataattattgatttcgtatccaaaattttaaatcaagccaattgatatgttaagcttacgtattatgacatatgttattcaaatttatacgtaatatattattttatttatacattttgagaaatttaaaatatataatgatttaagactttaaaaataatttaaattagttatccaaacccaaacccaaccgcaaagatccaaatcgaactcaaaccaaaatttagaaacattctaataaggctgaaatctttgaccccgaaaactcaaaatacaaaccgatcagaactaaacccgtataagtatccaaaagcccatccctagtcattattatatatcgtattttatcatcatataattaatcgtattttatatgtaccatcatataagtaatcatataattaatagtattttatacataccatcatataaataattacatatattatatttttaaaacttaatatgaaatatgaaaaccataatttgagttggtatttcaaattgggctttgtattatatttttcttatatatattgacaatatttttttataatggttattgaaaaatagtttagtaaaaatccatttttgaatatatgtatatttttgaatcaatttttgatataaatcaaatttgaattattattttgatttgaaatatgtatataaagtttaaattttgttttatggttagtttagaaaaaaaaattttagggaattagattgactcattttggtatattttaaaagtgatctagatgactttcaattttttaaaaaaacataagcccattacttttttttcttaatactactatccttgttttcaaacaaaaatatttttttttaaaaaactgcaatccatgtttccaaacactccaaatttttaaaagtcctattcaagtctccaaacactccaattttgtacttgagttttaataagatagatgacGTTGTACTGAACAAATAAGAATAATGACGTCATTTGTCTATTTCGTTAAGCACACAACAAATAGTGAAACACGTAGTCCAAATGCATTTGATGCGCGACACTTGAGGAAAAACAACAAgatatgtatttataaaaacgaCGAGGAGTCAACACACATAACTAAAGAACGACACATAGTAAACGAGACAGCGGTAAGAAAATCAACACCTAAATAAGTAAATGCCTAAATGGGAAAGATCTGGAATGTCGATCCAAAAGGAGAAGCAATCAATCGTTAGAGAACCTTTCTTTTATATACACTTTTTCCTTCATTAGAGAACAAAGAGAACGATTCATTGTATACAATTAAGGCTAAAAACTTCATAGGTAAAAAAAGCACCGCATCCTATTCTATTAACTTTCTCTTATGTAATCTCCAAAACAAGAAACTTACGTAAGGAAACAGATATCCTCCGATAATCTCACATTTGATCCGGTTGAAAATGACTAAAGGCCGTGGGAATGTAAGCATGGTTAGAAATCATGTTGTGGAGTGGTGTGAGAGAGTGAGTAGTCATAAACCCATCATCAGTTTCTACAGTTGTGAAGTCAGTTTCCGGCTTAGTTGTATTATGTGCGTCTTCACGCTACAGTCTTTAACCTAGCAAGAGGGCATTGATTTGCTTATAAAAGCTTGATCAGGAAGGAAACATGCAAAAAAGGGAAGAGAAAACCAGAGAGAGCATTCTTTAACCTGCATCGCTGCTACTATTGATAAGAATCCTTGACATTGTTCGAGCAAGACCGTTTCTTGTGCAGTGATATTCACCATCTCCGCCATTACTGAATTCATTCCATCCACCTACCAATGACATCAAACAACAACAAAGCACCTATTAAACCACTCAAGACAAGTGCATTGACAAACAACCAGGTTCTAGTTTCTGACCAGAGTTAAAACTGCCTCCCTGCCAGTAACTAATATTCGAAACAATTGAGCAATTTTAGAAAGAAATGCTTTAGAGCACTTTCAAGAATAACTAGTTCTAGATATATGCATATAAGAATGGACAAAAGCAAGTTTTCCACATGCTATCTTGTAATAATCATTACGATATTTGTATGAGTCTGTATTCTCATGAAAACGACTCATATGCAGTACTTGCACATGAAAGTATGTCGCAGGTAGTATACTGCATTCTAATTTTCTATTCTTCCAAGCAATATAGACAATGCACGATAAGAGGATAAGCTTTCACAAGTCATCACTCACGTTATAATCTCTGAGACGAGAAATTTACCTTCGATGTCAGCGAGAATATGGAAGACGCCATAGCATGCATCACATCAACAGCTGAACTAACAGCATGCTTAAGATCTAGAATATCAACCTAACAacataaaaaacattaaaaaaaaacattcagaaacCGGAATCTAGTGTTCATTACCTAGGATACAAAATAAGCCAACACAAACATAGTAGAGTAAGGTAAAATAGCACTCACCACAGCTTTTCCAATAATTGGAAGACGAAGCGTGCTGGCTTTCAAGGCTTCAGTTGCTCCCAACAAAGAATTCGAATGATCTCTGTCTAGAAGAGACCATTCTTCTAGGTAACCCATCTACAATTTCCAAATACAACGGGTTTTGTTAGCGTCAACAGAGCAGTTACAAACGCAATAACAGGATAAACGAAATTGCTAGAAGTTCATATTCTCACCTGCTCCTTCAAGATGGAAGCTAGTTTCAGTTTCTGCTTCAGCAAGAGCAACCTGATCCGTTTCAGAGTGACAGAATGACGCAAGTCCGAGATTGATACCCAAGCATTCCACAAGTTTTTCTGTCAAAAAAGAAGCTGTGCCTTCACTAGAGTGTGTATAGTTTCGTGGACCATTAATGACTGAGAGTATCTATAAGAACCCTATACTACCGTTAGCAAGACTTCAATACCCTATTCTACCGATAAAATAGATTACAAATCATGCACTCTCCAAGTCTCTGCTGCAGTGACTAAAAGCACTTACAATCCAAGCAGGCACAACCATACGTTCACAATTATAAACATAGCATTGATGCAGTAATGCATAAGAAACGATACCTCTGCAGTCAGTCTCTGCACCATGAAAGTGGAGTCAGCCCTTGCATTGGCAAACCGCCACTGCAAATGACGGTTATACAGAAGCCTCAACAAGTGGGCATCCATAACCCGATCCTCCCCGATCTTCCCCCTCCTAATATCAGCAGTGAAACAAAGAATCGAAGGCAAGTTGCGGTTATAAGCGTTCATTTGCTCAGAAACTCCATTTCTCACTCGACAAGGACTAGAAAGTGCTCTAGCTGTAGATGAAGTAGCTGTCGCCTTAACCTTACTAGGTGAAGCAGGTCGAGTAGCACCACCTTTTATAGGAGAAGCCATACCACGAGGAGATGACACCAACGGAGTATCACTAGAGAACCGTTTAGACTGGCTCAACTTTGATGAGATACTACTTATCCTCGAACTCGGGCTAGAGCACCGAGGTGAGCTAGGATCCTGCAACCTCCTTAACCGAGTGTTAGTCTCTTGCCAGAACTTAGCAGAAGCTATAACGTTACGTTGCAAGCTCCTTCTTTCACCACGTTCCTGCGCACCATTAGTGCTACCAGATGAAACACTATCAGAATCAGACGCAGTAAAGTCACTAGAACCCAAGCGTGAATGTGAAATTGGTCTTGTTACTCTTCTCGTGCTCTCGTCACCTTCTCCCAAATCTAAACCTAGTCTCACAACTCTAGAGCTCTCATCAATCAGAGAATGCTGCAACATTGATCCAAGCTTCTTCCCTCTATCATCACACTCACAATCCACATTTTTAGAAACTGAACTCACCGCAGATTTAGAACTTCCTTTCGTGGAAGCGCCAGGCCAGAGCTGCTGTTGATCAACCGGCTTTGAGTTCTCCCTCTGATCTCGAACCGGCGGCGACCTCCGCCGCTCGGGGGTAGGTTTCCGGTGGGAAACCGGCGTGGTGGTAGTAGTAGTAATCTCCTTCTTCTTGCTAATCGGAAGCGAAAACGCCTCGCCTTGGAAGGAAACAGATAAGCTCCTGGTGGAAGTGATGAGCATCTTCGCTGCCACCGACATTTCAGCGACAGGAGTCGGCGACGGCCGGCGGCGGTCTACCGATTGAGACCGATTGGGTAGCGAGGAAGGCGCGTTGATCCGATTAGAAGCGGAAGGAGTGGCGCGAGAGAGCAAAGGGGAAGGATATCGCTTCGAAGATGTGATAGAGGAGGTGGAGTGAGAGTGAGAATGGGAAGGAGAAGGGGATAAGTAGCGAGAGGGTACATTTTTGAGTGTAGGTCTTCTTCGTTCATTGTTGCTGGGGAGAGGTTTGTCTTGCGGATCTGGAGGTGGTTTCCTGGTGGAGGTTGCTGCTTGAGGAATCGCGGGGACCATTAtctctcctcttcttcctcctcgtcTGCTTCGGCGGCTTCGTGATCCTCTGAGTGCATTACAGAGATTTGTCACACTTGGGCTGGTGCAAAACAAAAAGATCTCTCGATGTAGATTTTGAAAATGATTTAACTTGCCTTCGCagccaagagagagagagaggagaggagattgtgagagtggtggtggtggaggtgggGTTTCTGGATTTGGGGATTTTCCCAAACTTTTTAGTATACTTCTTCTGTCTGTATGTTGTGTAGCTcatctttttttaatttcagtctcctttttcatttttttttctgttcaaaTCCATTTTCAGATTTAAACTCTTTTTAATTGCCTAAAAAAGCTATACGTAAATGGCTAATTCTTTCGTTTTCTGTCCAATCCTTTAcatattttattcacaaaaatccTAAATTAACTAGATTAGTGGTGTGCCGTAACTATTGTAAACATATGAATTAAGGGAGTAGATGATTTTCTTATTTAATCATTTACTGCAGGGGTGATCTGTGTTGGCTGTGAGTGTTTTACACAACCATAATTCTCTTTAGAACAATAAAATCAAAGCAATCAAGctttattaataaaaactaaagctaaagccaaaatttttaaaaagaaatataatgcTCTAAAAATTAATTCTTCTAGAGCTTTAGGTGTAATTGGCTATTGTTATAGTTGATCTCTACAACCACAATTATACTCACATTTCTAAATCTACaccaattttgattttttttaagctCACAGCTCTTTTTTTTAGTCCACAACACTTCATTAAATTTGTGACTTTATAATTGCTATGCAGAAACAAATTCTTACCAcccaaatttaaagatttttaaaagttaaaaatctAGAGCCAAAGCCAAAAAAATCGCAATATTTCTACAGCCAGAAAATGAAATCACGGCTCTTACCAATCACACCCTTAGATTTAGTGCTTTTAAAACTTTGAAATAAACTtacaacaataaaatttaaagttaaaaacaCAAAATCTACACTTAAAATCTTAAAGCAAAAAAATCCAAAGCTACAATATCTACCAATCAATCAATCCAtgtgtttgtttgttcataGGAGAAGCTTTTCACTATATGTGATAGTTACTACAACTGAGATTCATGGCGAAACTTTCCTTCACTTAAGTTAGAGTATATATTTAGTCTTACTTTTCTATTGATGTGTTCGTGGAAATACATAGAAGAGCTCCGCAGTTCCAAACTATAAAACCTTTCATGATGTTttattattcttcttcttttctttcattTGGTAAGGCAGAGAATTACATGGATAGTGCCTTGATCTGTGGACAtatgaaatgaaaaagaataatTGTAGATTGTGTGTTAATACTTAATCATAAGGCACATATCAAAAGTGTTGGGACTGTTGGCTAATGGGCCATTTACTAATGGCATGCTTATTACTCATCCATCATGCAGGAGGTCCAAAAATTGATTTAATGTGTGTTTCATCAGTGATGGAAAAAATGGGTTGTGGTCCCTGTGGAGGAGCCTACGAATTTAAAAGAACTAAGCAACCAATTTAAATTAGAATCTCACAGTTACAAACTTGCAATGCACCCAACTTAGAAACTTTGCTTATCGAATCTATTAGTTTGGTATTGGGCTGAATTGATAAGGCCGAATCCAAAAACCAAGTTATAAATTGATTTgacttttgttttatattaataaatgtagaaatgaagaagagaagaaaaagttCCTGTCCGAAGCAAAAGTTTGACAAAGTCCAGGATTGATGGGGTAAGTGTAGTGGGAGCCATGTGGCGTCTTTAATTACAGATAAACTAATGAACACACCAAAAACACGATTCATCAAGATCTTTTCAAATCATCACACGTCACATCCCATCTTAAAATCTGATAAAGAAAACTTGTTCAAGCTTCGTCTCCCCCAATCATTTTCATCTGCATCAGTTTCTGGGTTTCATCAGAGAAAGAGAAAACGAGTCAGAGACCCAGAAACCCATCTTCTTAATTTGACTTTCTGGTTCGTATATCCTCTGCCTTTTTGAACACAATCTCTCAAAAGTCTCTtgctttattatattttctctcGTAAAGgtttcattttttatagaagaaactctccaaagtttcaatcttttttttttgtttgttatccACAGgagtctctttctctctctctcttgtctgATGGGTGAAGAGATAATCCCAAACGATGAAAACAGCGCAAAGACGAAACCAAGTCCAAAGCTAACACTCTTGCCTCTAGTATTCCTCATCTTCTATGAAGTCTCTGGTGGCCCTTTTGGTGTGGAAGACTCTGTCAAATCAGGTGGTGGTCCTCTCTTAGCCCTTCTAGGCTTCCTTATCTTCCCTCTGATCTGGAGCATACCCGAAGCTCTCGTCACAGCCGAGCTCGCCACAAGCTTCCCTGAGAACGGTGGCTACGTGGTCTGGATCTCTTCAGCGTTTGGCCCCTTCTGGGGGTTCCAGGAAGGGTTCTGGAAATGGTTCAGTGGCGTCATGGACAATGCTCTCTACCCTGTGTTGTTTCTTGATTACCTGAAACATTCTTTCCCTGTTTTGAACCATGCAGCTGCTCGTGTTCCTGCTCTGTTAGTCCTCACGTTCGCGCTGACCTACTTGAACTACAGAGGGTTGCATATCGTTGGCTTCTCAGCTGTTCTGCTAGCTGTCTTCTCCCTCTGCCCTTTCGTTGTGATGGCTTTGCTAGCGGTTCCTAGGATCAGTCCTAAGCGTTGGCTGTTTGTGGATTTCAAGAAAGTTAACTGGAGAGGCTACTTCAACACCATGTTTTGGAATCTCAACTACTGGGACAAGGCTAGTACTCTTGCTGGGGAAGTTGAGTCCCCCGGGAAGACGTTCCCAAAGGCTTTGTTTGGAGCTGTTTTGTTGGTTATGGGATCTTATTTGATTCCCTTGATGGCGGGGACTGGAGCTTTAAGCGAGTCTGCTTCAGGTGAGTGGAGTGATGGGTATTTTGCTGAGGTTGGGATGCTTATTGGTGGTGTTTGGCTCAAGGGATGGATACAAGCTGCTGCTGCTATGTCGAATCTTGGTTTGTTTGAAGCTGAGATGAGTAGTGATGCTTTTCAGCTTCTTGGTATGAGTGAGATGGGGATGCTCCCTGCTTTTTTCGCCCAGAGGTCAGTTactaaattatgatttttttattttattaaagttCTCCTAAGTCTGTAAGAGTGTGTTTTGGTTATGAttaatgttcaagaaatcgtgAGGCAGTAATTAGGCGGGAAATTATTATTAGTCGGCGCCTAGGTGCTGactaaaccgatttttagaacactggttGCAATGTCTTTGTACAACTGGGTTTTAACGTTATTTGTGTATTGATGCAGGTCAAAGTATGGGACACCAACGATTAGTATCTTGTGCTCAGCGACAGGAGTCATATTCTTGTCATGGATGAGCTTTCAAGAGATCATTGAATTTCTGAATTTCTTATACGCGTTAGGAATGCTTCTTGAATTCGCAGCCTTTGTGAAGCTAAGGATCAAGAAACCGGATCTTAACCGACCTTACAGAGTTCCCTTAAACACCTTTGGAACTTTGATGCTATGTCTGCCTCCTTCTTTGCTTCTCATCCTTGTGATGGTTTTGGCCACCGTGAAGACGTTTTTTGTCAGCGGTGTGATTATTGTTGTTGGGTTCTGCTTGCACCCGTTCTTAAAACTCGTGAAGGAGAAACGATGGGCGAGATTCATACCAGAGGAAACAAGACCAGTTTTAGAAGTTCCATCCGAGTCTCAGTTGGATGAAGAACATGGAGATGAGTCTTCTGCTAGCCTTCTCCCATGAACTATAACACACACAAAGACGTATCAACGAAAACTCTGTGATTCTTGGACATGTCTAAAAAGAGACATGAACTTGTGTAGTTTATTTCTGTCTTGTGCAGCATATGGTTTAGAGTACACAAACGAAAAAAGTGTAGCAACAGACCAACAGTAAGGTGTCTCAGTCGATTTGTCTATGATTACAGTatgattatgtatatataactgTATACATCATAATCATTATCTGCTGTGTATATGCAGTGAATGTGTTTTCAAAAGATGAAGCTGaaataaattgttattttttgtaaagGGGATTtactttctttccttttgggcTCGTGTTTGGGCCTTCATGATCGGGCTACTTTAATCTTAGACCATGTTCGTTAGCATGTTGCGTGTCGCTATTGTGATCAAATATTGTCCGTTTGTTTGACTGTCATAACATCGCATTATCACTAAAATTAACCTGCCATCAGTTGTGTGTTAGCAAAACGAACAAAAAACTGATTGCAAAGACGTATAAACGAATATGGATATAATCCTTTTCTAtaggttttagtttttttttttttaatcaaaactgTAGGTTTTAGTTCCCTctttaaatcaaaaccaaaacctGGATATAATAAGTCCATTTGTTCCATCTCTTTTGGGTCTAGTGGCGGCGACTTTGTTTTATGTACACCATGGAAGTCTCCATTGTGAGGCTAATACTAAGCGGATCATGTTCATCAGCTTGACTTGACTCTAGCTGTAACTGTCAGCACAATATGCAGTTGAGTTTAGTCCTTGTGTTCTCTGTTGGCCACCATATCTTAGTCAAAGGAAATGCTTCCTGAATTGTATACTGTAGATTTCCTGAATTGTATACTGTAGATTTCTGGAGTTCTGGATTCTAATAGTGAGATTATAATATAGAGAAATTCCGTTAGTCAAAGGAAATGCTTCCTGAATTGTATAATATAGACTACAAaaaaggaaaatgaccaaaataagttttattaaagggtaaataTGCACTTATACTCAATGGTTAACTAATAGAGTTTTGGGGATatgatttcaaattaaaaaataaaaactagatattaaaattttcaaaataaaaaaatctattttggtcattttattttttgagtgctattttgtgacaaaaacttaaaaatggctatttgagagaattgccctaACTCATAATATATCTAATTATTCATTCTttcattcatttatttattttactcgattctatatttaattaaacatacatatatatattttatcttttatattaAAGCTAGATTTGCACTTGAGAGGTTCTAAACTAAAGCAGAATGTTAATTTTATGTCACAtcgaaaggaaaaaaaagaagggaaacaaaaaaagttatttatttttagattccCACCTGAGGCTGAGAGGTTAGTTACACCAATTAGAATGAGGCATCTTAATTATGCAGTTTtcttaggggtgttcaatccggatatcagttcggtttcggttcgggtttttttggttttcggtatttcggttagtaaaatataactaccattctaaatccatatttacttcggttcggttcggtttatataccgtcggtttcggtttattcggttttataccaaaaacataattattttgtttgagatcatattatatgaattttagagtcatattgtcaacacaatcttttattaaaaatatattacatgttcaaataaatgaagaaaaaagtaaaaatacttctgccatcaaataaaataatcaaatttataactaaaatcaaagcttgaaattttgaaaataacaatatgaaacaaaacagaaacatgaaagaaaagtttttctacttttccatatttagtgttcattaaagtcatgctttttcaattgaaaaatttccattaattattatccatcaaatttataatcttcatattaatttagtgaagactaaaataaataaaaaaaatcaaaaaaaaagacttagaaaataagatgtttgaattgcgatgtattgttatttagttatagtttaagtgttttacaaattaagatttttattactataaaattatggtaatagttattaacacaaatttaacttatgtaacaaatagattttcatgtattgttataaaatagatatatatttacatgtttctacttttaatcggttttgttcagtttattcggtttaatcggttatataccaaaccatatccaaatcctacggtttttataaaattatatccattcggtttatatggtatataccaaaaccaaaccatattgtctatttcggttcggttcggttcgttacggttcggttttaccatattgaacagccctaagTTTTCTacagttttagatttttttttttttttgttaaaaagttttagatttttttgtaaagaaCATTATCGTTTAGatttttcttacaaaaataCGCGAAGCAAAATTCAACTTAAGCACCAATTTGAATTCCATCGTGTATTTTCATAGACCTCTCAAAATGGTTCGAGCCAGGATCGTATCTGGGTCGATAATCTTTTGGTTTCGAAAAATTGGAGTCATTAATAGCGATTGTGTAGACGAAATGTGTAATTGGTTAATTTGTAGttatgtaactttttgttcTGTGTTTTCTAAGCATATCagcatatattttatttcaacTGATGACCAAAAACAGAATTAGCTCATATGGTAACGTATTAAGATATATAGATGAACAGATATATCATGTTCCTAGAAAATAAACGATCTAGATGGGTCTTTGCATTTTCTATATTTACCAAATAAATTTCTCAAcgcatattttgaaaatttgtagAAAATTACAAAGCTATAACAACAAATCAAGTCGAATAACTAAGATCAATGTTTAGTTTTCTTCAGTAGACAAAAGGAACCATCTGTTGAAATggactttttattttaaatggacTTGTCTGTTTATAgtcttatttttcttattcaaATATCTTCCACTGTATTTCGCATTTTTTTCCATTTGTAGCTACACAATGTACATCAAGGACTATATGCTAAGTTTCCTATTGAAAAGCTTGCGACCTAAATAAGTAGTTTACATTTTAGTTACTTATGTTCATGCATATGTTAAAGTTAGTTTCATTTGAAAAGTTTGAAGGcgaatgttttaattttaagtaaagagagaaaaacAAAACCACTTATGAAAATGCATTACACTACAGAAAAGACAAGCGTATACAAATTAAACTCTAAAACATTGTCTACCAATTAGCATGCATAATGCCTTTTAACTAGAAAGTAGCATGACAATCCATGCATTCGACACTACGAGTGTGCAACTTGATTGTTTTTCGTGTGACCTCACC comes from the Brassica rapa cultivar Chiifu-401-42 chromosome A01, CAAS_Brap_v3.01, whole genome shotgun sequence genome and includes:
- the LOC103837128 gene encoding probable polyamine transporter At3g19553; this encodes MNTPKTRFIKIFSNHHTSHPILKSDKENLFKLRLPQSFSSASVSGFHQRKRKRVRDPETHLLNLTFWSLFLSLSCLMGEEIIPNDENSAKTKPSPKLTLLPLVFLIFYEVSGGPFGVEDSVKSGGGPLLALLGFLIFPLIWSIPEALVTAELATSFPENGGYVVWISSAFGPFWGFQEGFWKWFSGVMDNALYPVLFLDYLKHSFPVLNHAAARVPALLVLTFALTYLNYRGLHIVGFSAVLLAVFSLCPFVVMALLAVPRISPKRWLFVDFKKVNWRGYFNTMFWNLNYWDKASTLAGEVESPGKTFPKALFGAVLLVMGSYLIPLMAGTGALSESASGEWSDGYFAEVGMLIGGVWLKGWIQAAAAMSNLGLFEAEMSSDAFQLLGMSEMGMLPAFFAQRSKYGTPTISILCSATGVIFLSWMSFQEIIEFLNFLYALGMLLEFAAFVKLRIKKPDLNRPYRVPLNTFGTLMLCLPPSLLLILVMVLATVKTFFVSGVIIVVGFCLHPFLKLVKEKRWARFIPEETRPVLEVPSESQLDEEHGDESSASLLP
- the LOC103837117 gene encoding protein SNOWY COTYLEDON 3; the protein is MVPAIPQAATSTRKPPPDPQDKPLPSNNERRRPTLKNVPSRYLSPSPSHSHSHSTSSITSSKRYPSPLLSRATPSASNRINAPSSLPNRSQSVDRRRPSPTPVAEMSVAAKMLITSTRSLSVSFQGEAFSLPISKKKEITTTTTTPVSHRKPTPERRRSPPVRDQRENSKPVDQQQLWPGASTKGSSKSAVSSVSKNVDCECDDRGKKLGSMLQHSLIDESSRVVRLGLDLGEGDESTRRVTRPISHSRLGSSDFTASDSDSVSSGSTNGAQERGERRSLQRNVIASAKFWQETNTRLRRLQDPSSPRCSSPSSRISSISSKLSQSKRFSSDTPLVSSPRGMASPIKGGATRPASPSKVKATATSSTARALSSPCRVRNGVSEQMNAYNRNLPSILCFTADIRRGKIGEDRVMDAHLLRLLYNRHLQWRFANARADSTFMVQRLTAEKNLWNAWVSISDLRHSVTLKRIRLLLLKQKLKLASILKEQMGYLEEWSLLDRDHSNSLLGATEALKASTLRLPIIGKAVVDILDLKHAVSSAVDVMHAMASSIFSLTSKVDGMNSVMAEMVNITAQETVLLEQCQGFLSIVAAMQVKDCSVKTHIIQLSRKLTSQL